The DNA window ACGagatatatatattatatatatacttCTTAAATTACACAATCAATGTACAAAAAACGGGGGTGCATTGCTGAGACAggtggttggttgggttttttctgacttttttgtgtttttttttcccgtttgcATACCTGGCAGGGGACGTGGGGCCATGCCCAGCACATGGTGCATCTCCTGCCTCCACCAGAATGTTCGATTCCTGGGGCCAAAAAATTCCCAAACCCACAGAGGGGGCAGGAGAGGATCGGGAGGAGCGTGCGGGAAGGTGATGGCGtcggtgctgctgggggtgatggctggaggaagatgaggagatGTGCAGGGAAGAGCTGCCCGTGCCAGGGTCTGCTGCCCGCGCTGagccttccccctcctcctcctcctcctcctccggctCCGCTCCCGCCAGTGCCGCGCAGGGCTGGACGATGCTCATCCCCGCTCTGCTCCGGCCGCTCCGCAGGAAGGAGGCGGATGGGAccgtccccagcagcacccgaGCTGGTCCCACCGTCCCAGGCCGGGCGTGAAGGTGCTTGGATCCCTCTCAgtgttttggggtgaatttgaTTGGTCCCAGGAGCTCCAGCGCTGTGCATTTTGGAACAGTTCTAGCCAATCGGAAGGTGGCTTGTGATTTCAGTATCTTTAAAAACCAACCGATCAGGAGCTCTCACTGGTTGGGCTTTAAGATCTTGAGGTATCGGCTTTTTGCTCCGAAAAACATCAACTAACGTAGACAAACAGACAGTGTCATCTTTTGCTTCACGTTATcttagaagaagaagaaagcgACTATGCAAAATACTCTCCAGAGacaactcttaaaaaaataaaagcttggtCGGAAAAATATGTCTGAATCTCTAACTGTGAGGAGTGAAGGACCAGACGGCAAATGGCTGGTTGGCTGGTGGAGAGATGGAGACAACGGAGGGTGGATTTATCTGCTGACGGCGATGAGGAGCACACCACAAGACTTAGATTGCCTCCACGTAGTTGGCAGGGTAGAGACCCAGCTGCCCGTTGTCCAGGCGCCCTTTGCACCATCCCTGCTCGTCTTCTTCCCCGAGTTTGGTCAGTTCATCACCTGGAGAGGAAGGTGAGAAAGGGGGAGCTCATTGCAGGCGTTGGAGCTTCTTGTCCCACCCTGTGTCTGCCCTggacagagctgctgggcaTCTCCAGGACTGATCCTGCGCACGCAGGTTTGCAGGGTGAGAGGCGAGGGGGACAGACCGTACCTGCTTTGAAGCTGAGCTCATCCTGCTCCTGCCCGTCGTAGTCGTACAGAGCCCGCACCCGCACGCCCTTCCCCGCCGGCTCCTCGTCGAAGGGGTTGGTGCCGCCGTTGGCCTCGCTGGCGTTGAAGGAGTTGCTGCCCTCGTCGTCAGACCACTCGGCGCTGTAGGTCTGCCCGCGGTCGTGGCTGCTCACGCTgaggggggaaggagggacagGGGCCATCAGAGCTGGGGGGACAGTTTGGGGGGCAGCGCTGTGTGCCAAGGACACCGGggaggatgctgcagctctCCCAAGGTTACAGGAGAGCGGGagctgccatgggcaggaacCCCAGCAAGACAAAGAGGGAGGACAGAGGAGAGTGGTGGCTGTCACGGAGGACATCCCGTGTCCCCTTGGGTGTCCCCGCAGCACTGGCGATGTTTGCACAGACAAAGGCCGTGCCTCTCCCATGGCATCTCCCCTCACCTCCCGCGCTCGCCCGCCGATGCCCCTGTCTCGCTCGCGCTGCTGGCGTTGGTCAGGGTCACCCCCTCGcccttcttctgcttctccttccgCGTTATCGTGTGCGTCAGGTCCGGGTTCCActcctgccagcacagagcATCCGTCCCTGAGCGCCCGGCCGCCCGCGGGGCCGCCAGCACCGCCAGCTGCCCGGCCTCACCTCGAACTGGGGCCAGCTCATGGGCATCCCGGGGCCACTGGTGCTGCGGAACCACCGGAGATCCTCCTGCGCGTCCGAGAGGCGGATGGTCTGCTCCAGCTCCCGGTAGACGTTGGCgtagctgcagggagaggtgCAGGTCGGGTGCTGCAGGTAGGAGTGGACCCCGGTGGGTGCCCCGGGGATGGGGTAGGACGGGAACATGCCCAGACTGTGTCACTGGGCTGTCAGGCTCCTGCACAGGCCTCCTGGCACCCTGGTACCTCTCAGGGACCATCACGTTGGCCAGAAGCCCTTGTGCTGCGGGGAGCGGCTCGGCCTGGAAGCTCCCGGTCCCTGCGGGGCTTGGGCAGCACCAGGAGACCATGCGCGGGCACCGCTGCCCGGGCGGCGCGGGAGGCACCCACCTGCTGCTCTCGGCCAGGTTCAGGTGCCTCTTGATGTCCAGGAGCACTTCCTTGAGAAAGTTGAGCCTCTTCTCCTCAAACTGCTGGCACTGCTCAAAGACCTGCTCCATGCTCTCGATGTACTGCGGGGTGCACTTGTTCAGCTCGTCCAGCACCTTCTCGTACTTCTCCTGGGTCTGCAAAGGTGTGGGAGGGAATCTGGGTTGTACCTCAGGCACCTCAGAGCCCCTTTGGGTGCTGAGAGAGTCTGGCTAGTGGGCTACCACGCTGGGGAGCCCAGCCTAGCCAAGGCTCGCACCTTTTGCACATCTTGCTTGCACTTTTCCACTTTGTCCTgcagtttcttctgctgctcGGGGGTGTTGTTCTGCTCTGCCTTGCTGTTGGCTTCCCGGGTGACGGCCAGTTTCTCCTCCTTGCAGGCCAGGTGGTAGGCTTTCTTGGCTGTCTCCAGCtgtggagaggagagcagggacaCCAGGGCAGCGTCACAGCCCCTGCTCACCCTCTGCCTGCAGGGAGGTgcccccggctcccccagcccgCACTGGGCAcccagagctgggagctgccgTGGGTGCCCCGGGACATgctgctcttccctcacctCCTTGAGCTTCTTGGCCCAGGGCTTCTGGGCTTTCCTGAACCCGTCCTCGGCCTCCTTGGCCTCCTTGAAGCCTCCCATGATCTGCTTGTGGTAGGCGTCCTTCTGCCAGTTCTTGACCTTCTCGAAGTCGTCATTGAGCAGGCTGTTCTTCACCTCCTGGTGCAGCTCGCTCACCTTGTCCGCCTCCGTCATGATGGCCCCCCAGGCCCTCTCCAGGCTGCCGTACTGGGGAcctgggggcagaggggacagctGAGTGTTACACCACAGCCCTTGGCCCTGCACCTCTACCAGGTGACGCTGTGATGGTGCCAGGGACCCGCGGGTGTCCTGCGGGAGCCTCTCCCGGGGCGGCCGCAGCACCTTTCTCAATGAGCTGCCTCCACCGCTTGGACCAGTCGGTGAGCTGCTGCGCATAGGACTTCTCGATCTTGGCCCGCTCGTGCACGCAGTTCATCAGGTCGTTGCAGAGCCGGTGCCCGTCGTCAATCCGCTTCACCGTGCGCTTGTAGTTCCCCACCTGGgagggggacggggacggggacggggacaggcaggcgtgggagctggggacaggctggcctgggctggggatggggggagcACCGAGCACTTTTGGGGTGCGGCGATGGAGCTTTTGCTttggggctgctccagcccagctcctttTGGTCCCCTCCGTGGCCCCTTGGGGACAGCCGAGGTCGAGccctccagcagagctggggacacccgGGCCGGGGGCAGCAGCGcctgcgggcagggctggctgcgggagggcagggcagcgctgtcccccagcccaggggacaCCCTGGATGCAGGGACAGTGGCGGGAGGAGAGGGGCCCGGACTCACCTCCCAGAAGCTGTCGGTCGTTTCCTCCGCGGCCGCTGCCGACTCGTCGTAGGAGCCCGACATGGCTGCGGGCGTCAGTGCGGGCGCTGGGCGGCTGTGGGGCAGACCCCAGCCTCATGCACTGCGGGGAGACGGGGAGACACGGGGCTGAGCAGGGGCAGCGCAGCCCTCCTGCCCGTGGGACCAGCATCCGGCTGacgggacagggatggggacggtGCCTGATCCAGCTGCGACACACAGACCCTTCCAGTGCCCACACATGTGACCCATCGGTGCCATCCAACCCCCccgagctgctgtgctgggagggaaCCGCGGGAGCAGCACGGCGGCTCTCACCAGCCAGGGCCTGGCTCAGCACCGCGTGTCCCCGCGTGTCCCCGCGGGGCCAGTGGctgtggcagggctggggcggggggatgCGCTGCCCAAAGAAATTTTCCCTACATTCCACCCTAATCTGTCCTGATCTTCAGAAAAACGGCATCCCCGAGCATCACGTGGCCCCGCCGCATGGCTTAACCCTTTGCCGCTTTGCTGAgaactggggctgggggctggtggGTGGCATGGGGGGGAACAGACAGGGGGCTGCGGTGGCCATGAGCATCCTCGTCATCCCCGTCCTGCCCAGGCTTCGGTCAGTGCTCCTGCGGGGACATCTCAGGAGGATGGGGGCCCGAAATGGTTACTGGAGCGCGGCGCAGGGCTCACTGTGCTGGAACTaacagggcctggcagggatTTAGTGATATAACCAGGGAGGCACCAATCCCTGCCGCCCTCCTCAGCCAGTTAAAAATAAACGCGTGACCATCCCTCGCTCAGCCACCGCGGCGCAGATGGCCGGGGAGCCGTGGCGATGCGCAGTGCAGTCAGCACCAGCCCCgctgctggcagcacccagcGCCTGCCCGGCACCCACGGCACGACCACCGCCCTGACCCAAACACTCACCGGCTGCCCCGGTGCACCCACAGTGGTGGCAGAGCAGCTGGTGGCAGAGCCCCCACGTGTGGCTGTGCCCTCTGCAAGCCCTGCGCATGGTGCAGTGCTCAGTCCTTCCCTGTGCCACTGTTGCACAGGGCAAAGGCGTCCTTGGGGTGACAGCCCCATCCTGCCCAAAGCCAGAGCAGGGACCGTTGGAGGGAGCGCACCCATGGCCGGGGGTACCCTGGCACCCACGGGCACGTGAGTGGCTCCAGCCCCCCCACCCAACAGCCGAGGCCGTGGGGCGCTGCGGGACACGGCTACTGCAGCTCCCGCTCCTCGCCGTTCCCCGGCCAGAGCCGCAGCCCGGGGGTTATTTTTGGCTCTGCATCACTCCCCAGCCAAGGCTGCCGCTCTCCTGCCATGCACAGCCACCCCCGCATGCCCACGTGTGTGCCCCCGCCATGCTGTGCCGCCCCGGCTGCCTGTGCCCCACGCCAGCGCCGCGCCCCCGGCTCCCCGGTGCGGCCCATCGCTTCGCATCACGGCGCTGTCGGTGACACCCGGCACCCGCAGTGCCGGCGGCTGAGACACCACGTGGCgagctgccagccccagccacGCGCGGCCGCTGGCACACCCTTGGCCCAGGGGGCTCCGCTTCACCCCCCTGGCCCCGTGTTTCCACGAAGCTGCCAGAGAGAAGCCGCAGAGCGTTTGGCACCAAGTGACGGTGGAGTCtggtccagctcctgcccctgcgtgCCCTTGGgctgctccctcagcagccGCCCCTtgcccctctgtccccccagcTCACTcggtgctgagctctgccacAGCTCAGCTCACCCGCCGGCATTGCCGGGGGGTCTCTGCCGTCCGTGGGGCCGGGGACGCGGCTGCCGACCCTGCGcaggcaggaggctgctgcAATGCAGAGGCTGGCGCTGCCCGCGCTCCCGCAGCCGCAGTGCCCTGTCCCCACGCAGGCAGGGACGGCTGGTTCTGCTGTCCCCTGGCAGAGGGGCCGGCAGCCGCAGCGTCCTGACGTGGAGCCGCAGCCCAGCCCGTGCTTCTCCGTGGGATTTGGCCAGGGCAGCACCGCGGGGCTGGCTCACACCCggcacagggctgctccagcagcgTGTGAGGCGGCTGCCAGGGCAGCCGGTCCCCAGAGGTGACATGTAGGTAATGATGTGAAATGTCTTCTGGGAGCCACTTTTCCAACGAGTCCTGGGCAGGATGTGCCTGCAGCAGCCGCCTTGCTTCAGCTGAAGCCACCTGCATCAGCCAGGGGGTCTGGGGATTGGGGGGTTCAGCTGTCGCAGGGACTCGCTGGACCCTGCTGGGTCAGGGCTTGGAGGCTCCCCAAAACCGTAGCGTTTGCAAAGGAGATTCAATGACCCAGGAAGGTTACCAGGAGCCACATGTTCCACGTGCAGATGGGAGGACGCCAACCTCGCTGGCCGGGGGGGGGCAACATGCTGCAGGTGCTGCCAGGTTGCAGTAGCCAGGGGCCAAGAGACACGTTTGGTCCAAGTCCTGGCAGGAGGGTTTTGCACTTTGTGTGTGCTCTTCAGAAACCTTCACCTTCCTCCGGCGCTCCCCAGAATGACCCTGCTCAGAGCACAGGACACCCTCCAAAGTCTCCTGGGGATTTACCAGCCTTGTGCAAAGATTTCTGGAAGCATGCGCGGCATCTGCAGCTAACGCAAGTGTCTCTCGCCAGGGGAGCTTGCAGCCGGGCTCGGGTACAGTGGATGTGCCAGGAATGTGGATGGAGCCCACGGTGGGTGCGGGAGCAGGAATGTCAGCCccaggctggggaagggagacggggctgagcctCGGCTCCTGGGTTTTCAACTTGCCTCCCAGCGCTGCAGCCTCAGTCTGCACTCAGCTCGCCACGGCAAACAAGGATGCTCAGCCACTCGAGCAGGGACCGCTCTGGTCCCAGGAGCGGGGTTTAAGCAGAAATCCAAATATGAGGTTTGCAATTAAACCGACAAGTACCAAACGGCAGTGGTGGAGGATATGGCGGTGCTGTCCCCCCGCGTGCACATCAGGGAGGTGGCAAATCAGAGCATCACGCGCTGGCACGGAGTGGGGGGGTCCCGTTCCCTGTACCTCGGTGGGACAAACATGGGGCTGGTGGTGACAGGAGGTGAATGGGGCTGCCGGGAGGAGGGCGATGTGGGGGGGCAGCGGGATTTCAGCGGCCTCTGGTGGGGGAAGCAGACTTGGAGCCAGAGGGGgctcagagcagggctgggaaagcagggggacagggtggggaaGAGCAGGGGGGAAGCTGGGGTGACAATGACAAAAGGAGGGGCTTTAGTGATGGAGTGAGGTGCTCggctgagcagggcagcagCGGTGACATGGACAGCACAAGTGTCCCCCCACCATTTgcagctggggaaactgaggcacaaacgCAGGAGTGCAGCAGCGTGGCAGAGGAGTCCCCTGCCCCGGCACCCCCTCGGACGCACGGAGGGGTGAAGGTCATGCCCCCTCCAGCCTTCCTGCCTTGCAGACGGGATCAGGGGACACCGCATCCTGGCGGGGGGGTGCAAACCCCCACCGTACCTCGCACGGCgtcccccccgcgccccccatCCCGCGAGGGACACGGcatccccccccagcccgggcagccccggcagaGCCCGCGGGGCCGCGCTTACCTGGGCCGGGGGgaccccggggctgcgggggctccgggcgggggggctgcgggcagcgcgcggctccgctgcggccgtgcagcagcggcggcgggggcgcgcACGGCCGCGGGCACGCGCCCTGCCGGCAGCCGCCCGTTGCCATGGCAACGGGGGATGGAGCCGCTGCCTGCAAAGGTTGCGAAAATCATCCGGGAGGGGAGGATGGACACCCCCCCACACGTCCTTGGCCTGCTGCCTCCGCTGCATGGGGGGCTGCGGTGTGGggcacggggctgggggcgggagGCTCCTTGGGGAGCTGGGTGAGGATCCCGAGGGTCCTCGTCCCTCCTGCACAGCCTGAGACAGAGCAACTCGCTCCGTCCTCTGCCCCCATGGGCTCTGCCACCTCCGTGGGCCTCgggaaggggctgcagggagagtTTTCAGGCTGAGCCACAGCTCTTACAGCAACAAACACCCCAAAACGCCTTTGGAGACACAGCCAGTGCCGCCTCCTTGCCGAATGCGCCAGCTGGGAACAGGCTGGCAGGGGAAGCAGAAACGGTCCTTCCCACTCGGAAagcggggctggggaagggggtaTGGGGGCTGCACCTCGCTAAGGCTTCGTCAAGGTCAGGGAGCCGGGCAGCTGCCTCCCCACTGCCATCTGCCTCCCCAAGCCCTGGGGCTCCTGCCTGGGGTCACTGGAGCTTATTGTGGGGTGGGGGcgctggggggagcagggggctgcagcccccccacccAGGGGCTGTCAGGGCGCTAGGAGGATGTGGGTGGAGGTGGCAACAGAATCTCCCCTCTCAGCTGCCCGAATGCACCGCGCTGCATTTCCCTAACCCACAGGTGATGTCAGGGAAATTAAAAGCCAGCAGGAGACGGGCGCTTCCAGCCGAGTAACCGAAGCCGCCGCAGAAGCTGCGGTAATGAGGCTGCCGAGCCGCTGCCGCCGGGATCGGGTTGCCCAGAGAATGCGACCGCGTCCCGGGGGGCTCTGCTGGCCCCTGATGCCGGCTCAGCTTTCCCCTAATGAGCACCTTCGACTTAATGAAGCTCAGTGGGGCTCTCTGTCCTACCCGCCTTGCGGCTCTTTCCAGCTCTGTGCCACCTGAGTGCGTCTTCCCAGCTCAGGGCTGGCCAGAAAGAACACAAAATCTTGCATGCTtggctgcagctggcagcagtgcATGAGATCCAAGAGATCTAACACCTCCTGAACCCGACACGGGAGCGGGGATGGACTGTGGTTCCTGTGGGTACCTGGGGATCTTCGTCCAGGGTGAGGAACCAGAGGGTGCTGATGAACTGGGCACCACCCTCACATGCAGTGAGTtggcagttctcagcacggcctcGCCGTGGGCACTGCCGGGCTgtcccagctgcctcctgccctgcgGAGGAGCAAACGCTCTTGGCAGTAAGCACTGGGGCTCAGGGTGACAAACGCTCTGCAGGGGTATAACGGGGGGATCTCAATGACTTGGGGGGTCTCCAGTGCTGACAGCTCATTGCCACCTACTTTGTGGCAGACGCGGTCCACGCAGGGAGCACCAACCCACAGCTCATTCCGCACAGCTTGGGCTGCTTCGTGCTGGGAGTCAGCAGGAGCCTCCACGGCACAAGGCTCCCGCGATGTCAGCAGGTTCCTTCACAAAAACTCAGCCATGACAAACATCCCTGGCTCTCGCCATGCCACCGCTTACTATTTCCCACAGTAAGTCATTTCCCCTCCTGTAAAATGAGCTTCCTTGTGGGAAGCAGCGGTCAGTATTGGCAGGAAATAAGCCCTGATTTATTGGGCCACTTGCCGCTCTGAAATTATGGCTCTTGGAGCGCCACGGCACAAtgaggagcagagcaaagcaGCCCAGGCCGCTAGCAGCGAACCAGCGCGGGCGGGACGGACGGAAATGCCAGGAGCCATCAGCCGCTCTGCCCATCACCCGCCACGAGCGCAGCCTTTGCATCAACAAGAGGGGCATTTTCAGGCCCAGCCCGCTCCTGTCTGCATCCCtagcaaggcaaggcaaacacATTTCCTAAATGACAGCAGAGCCCCcagtgctggtgctgggagcaaCGGGAGAGCCCCCAGCTCACGGGGGCTCCAGGGCAGGCTGCCTGGTGGTGGGGGCAGAGAGGGGTCCCGCACCCTGCCACCCTGAGCGCAGCCCCGGCCTCCCGCTGCCCCTTCCCGCCTGGAGCGTGGGATGGGCCCGGTGCCCCGGTGCTCGCCGCCGCCGCGGATGTGGTCCCAGGAGTCCTCTGGGGCTCGCTGGGAGCATGCAAGCACAGGGCTATTTTGCATCTCTAATTAGCAGGGGAGGATAATTGGCAGTTCTGCAGCAGTTATGCAGAAAGGCAGTCATTGTGGAGGGCCCCGGCGTGGGGCAGGTGCTGCCAGTGACCCGGCTCCCACCGAAACAATCCCCGTCTGTCTGCTCAGCCCGGtcagggcagccccagggatgGGCCACAAAGGCTCCATTTTCCTGGGACTGGAGCTGGtgcagctgcctggggagccccaCGTGTTGCTCCGGCCACAGCGATGGCAGTGCCGGGAccctctgtcccctgtccctgcgcTGTGCCACGCAGGGGACAGACGGATGCGggttcagccctgctgggaaGCGCCGGCTGGGTGTGGTGGGTGTGGCGGGGCGTGGCTGGGTGTGGTGGGTGTGGCGGGGCGTGGCTGGGCGTGGCTCATCCACAGCAGTGTGGCGGAGCCCCCTGTGCTGCCTTCAAGGTTTTGCACAAAcaccagccaggctggctgccCTGCGGGGACAAGTCTGGCCCTGGGCAGAGCCACTGCCGAggtctcctcctcctgccaagCTGCGCCGGGGAACGCAGCGGTACCCCGGTTCCAGCCCAGCCGTACCCTGGTTCCAGCCCAGCCGCATcgcagccccatcccagccctgcagcgTCGTCTCCCAGCACAGCCGGGGGACcaacaggctggggacagaggattTGCAGCAAGGAGAGGAGGGGGTCAGCACCAGCTAGAGGATCATTGATTGATGCAGAACCCAAGGCAGGGCCAGCACCAGCCAAGCCAGTGGCTGATAAATTCCCCAGTTTTCTCTTGGCTCCTGCAAAGGGAACACGAAAtcccaggagctgggaagggctcACAAGGCTTTGGCCGGGCTTTGGGGTCAGGCGTGGTAGGAGCTGCAGTGTGGCATGGAGTCCTTGTCTGGGGCCAGCTGTGCTGCGACAATAGCATTGCCCCGAATATTTGGCTCAGGGATGGAGTTTGCCTGGGGACGGCGATGCGGGGGCTGAGGGGAGTGGGAGCAGCTCGAGACGCTGCTGAGGAAGCTCTAATCCGTTTAGCAAAGCGCTGGCTTGGCCATTTCCAAGGCAGGCGCAGGAGTGGCACCGAGGAGGCGTGAGCAGTGTGGCGGGCAGGGCAGTTCTGCGCTGCAGGATCAGCCAGGAGATGTGTTTCTCCAGGGGTTTGCTGCAACTGTCGCAGCATCCCAGAGGCTGCCCTGTCGGGGAGTTCCTGcccccagctccatccctgctCTCTCTcccagagaggaagaaatgcgGCGATAAAACGGTAGCAAAGCTCCGGGCAGCTCCGACGCCTCGGGACGTGTCACATCCCTCAGCCCCGGGCAGCCCGAAACGTGCAGGCACAACCCTGGGGGGTAcgagccccccagccccgcgcacGCCGCAGGGACCCCGGGGCAGGCAGCAGTCCCTCCCACCACCCTGTTCATCCTGGTGCAGCCCCAAAATCTCAGTCCTACCGCCCCGCGTGCCGCCAGAGCTCCCACTCCGGGGACAAACGGGGGCTGGGGGTGAGCGCCGGCCCCTGCCTGCCGCGGGAAGCAGGGCCGGAACCAGGCTCAGCCCACGCCGCCCcgcagagccccagctccccgccAGCTGCTCGGGCATCGTCGCGAGCGCCCGCGTCCCGTCCGCCACCCGCGGGTGCCCCCACGGCGGCCGAGCCACCGACACCGCCCGCCCGCTCCTCGGGAGCCCCGCCGGCCCCGACCCCCCCGGAGCCGCGGGCGATACCGTGGGGACGCGGCGGCCGCTCCCGGCTGGCGCTGCTCACCGGCGGGAAGGTCGCGGCAGATGGGAGGGGGGGTAAAGATCAGCGCGGGATTATGGAGGCATTTTTAGCCGCCCAATCCCCGCCCCGGCGTGACGGCTTCGTGGCCGCACAAGGTGACAACGCGATCGCGGGGACGGGTGGGAAGGAGTCGGGAGCCGCGGTGGCGGGGggtccccggtgtcccctcccGTTCTGCCGTTCTCTTCCCCTGCGTCTGCCGGCAGccgcccccccgctgccccccgagGGGGCTCAGGGGTGTCCCCCGGGCTTGGGGTGTTCGCGGGGGGCGAACAATCCCGTCGCTCCGGGGGTGTCCAAACGTCCAAAcgggaggagcagccctgggctgggggacatCGCAGAGGGGCACGGCTCCTGTCCCCCCACCGCACCCCGCCCGGGGCCACCACGGGCCCCGAACCACGAGCCGGGGGGGGCTGCaggcgggggctgcgggtggcCCCCGGCTCCGGGCTGGACGCTTCGGGGCAAGAAGTGACTTTGTGCCTCCAGCGAGCCCTTTGCTTGGGCGTGCGAGCGCGGCGGGTGGGGCCGCCCGGGTCCAAAGGgcgccgcggggggcgggctgggggcagcggcggggcactgcagagctgttACAGGGAACAAACAATTCAAGGGTTAACCACGTAGCAAGGGCCTAGAGTTTTGTGTATTATGTTAAGACGCAGAGCCTCATTGAATGCAAAGATAAGAAGTTTTACAGAACCCAGATGTAACCTGGAGGAGACGAGACAACAAAGATTTACAGCAGAAAGGAGGGCATCAATCTGGTTTCAACTGACTTGGCAGTTTAGGTTTAAGTCAATTCAGCATACCAAACCAAAGGTAAAAAGTTCACAGTGatgaagctgaaggagccttcATCCAAAGACCCCTCCTCAAGACCACCAGGTGacactgcgcaggcgcaacagGGAGGGGTCAAGGAGgggactatggaaatgatttcctgggactcattttaataagaaacgCCTTCTCGGGgaaaggttatgaatatgtatagccGTACCTGGGTTTACtatgaatatgtaacaccttGCTGTATATAAGCACACCTTCGATTGTTAGAAAGTGCGCGCAAGATTAAAGGAATGATCCTTCACGCGCCCGACGTCGAATAAACATACCGCTTTATAACCTTGCGAGCTGTAAAGTTTTATGACTTTATAGGTTGCAAAGTTGTTTCCGCACGTCAGAGCTCCGgctcccgccgcgccccggGCGGGGCAGCGGGACCCCCGCAATGGGCGCGGGTGACGTGTGCCCCCGTGGCTGGCGACAGCGCGGCTGCCGCCGGGACCGCGTGGGGACGCCACTCGTGCCCCGGTGCGGACACAGACTTGTGCTCGCCGCCCACCCACGGGGCTGCTCCCCCTCCGAAATGGGAGGTTGGGGACAGTGCTCGTGTCGGTCACTGGGGCCACGCTGGCGCGGAGGGGTGACACGGGTGGGGACGTGGAGCGGGATGTCAGCGGTGGGGACACGGAGGGGTGACACGGGTGGGGACGTGGAGCGGGATGGCAGCGGTGGGGACACGGGTGGGGATGTGCAGCGCGATGTCAGCAGTGGGGACACGGAGGGGTGACACGGGTGGGGACGTGGAGCGGGATGTCAGCGGTGGGGACACGGGTGGGGACGTGGAGCGGGATGTCAGCGGTGGGGACACGGAGGGGTGACACGGGTGGGGACGTGGAGCGGGATGTCAGTGGTGGGGACACGGAGGGGTGACACGGGTGGGGACGTGGAGCGGGATGTCAGTGGTGGGGACACGGAGGGGTGACACGGGTGGGGACGTGGAGCGGGATGTCAGCGGTGGGGACACGGAGGGGTGACACGGGTGGG is part of the Caloenas nicobarica isolate bCalNic1 chromosome 21, bCalNic1.hap1, whole genome shotgun sequence genome and encodes:
- the PACSIN1 gene encoding protein kinase C and casein kinase substrate in neurons protein 1, which produces MSGSYDESAAAAEETTDSFWEVGNYKRTVKRIDDGHRLCNDLMNCVHERAKIEKSYAQQLTDWSKRWRQLIEKGPQYGSLERAWGAIMTEADKVSELHQEVKNSLLNDDFEKVKNWQKDAYHKQIMGGFKEAKEAEDGFRKAQKPWAKKLKELETAKKAYHLACKEEKLAVTREANSKAEQNNTPEQQKKLQDKVEKCKQDVQKTQEKYEKVLDELNKCTPQYIESMEQVFEQCQQFEEKRLNFLKEVLLDIKRHLNLAESSSYANVYRELEQTIRLSDAQEDLRWFRSTSGPGMPMSWPQFEEWNPDLTHTITRKEKQKKGEGVTLTNASSASETGASAGERGSVSSHDRGQTYSAEWSDDEGSNSFNASEANGGTNPFDEEPAGKGVRVRALYDYDGQEQDELSFKAGDELTKLGEEDEQGWCKGRLDNGQLGLYPANYVEAI